The Allochromatium tepidum genome has a window encoding:
- a CDS encoding YbeD family protein — protein sequence MSDQTETLMTFPCRFAVKAMGPAGRGLEAVVVEIVSRHAEGVDETAISVRESRGGNWIAVTLTFEAHSKPQLDAIYRELSAHELVAWAL from the coding sequence ATGTCTGATCAAACAGAAACCCTGATGACCTTTCCCTGCCGCTTCGCGGTCAAGGCCATGGGACCGGCCGGGCGCGGCCTGGAAGCGGTCGTGGTCGAGATCGTCAGCCGTCATGCCGAGGGCGTCGACGAGACGGCGATCTCGGTGCGCGAGAGCCGGGGCGGCAACTGGATCGCCGTCACCCTGACCTTCGAGGCCCACAGCAAGCCCCAGCTCGACGCCATCTATCGGGAACTCAGCGCGCACGAGCTGGTGGCCTGGGCGCTGTGA
- the lipB gene encoding lipoyl(octanoyl) transferase LipB, with translation MNAPLQPLRIRYPDGLQDYAATWAAMRAFTDAREADTPDELWLLEHPPVFTLGQAGRPEHLLAPGDIPVIRTDRGGQVTYHGPGQLVAYPLLDLRRSGIGIKRLVERLEQSVIDLLAGYGIVAERRANAPGVYVADAKIASLGLRVRNGCSYHGLALNVDLDLEPFGRINPCGYAGLAVTRLVDHVPGITLDETRRALAEILARHLNRSD, from the coding sequence GTGAACGCGCCGCTCCAGCCGCTGCGCATCCGATATCCGGACGGACTCCAGGACTATGCGGCGACCTGGGCGGCGATGCGCGCCTTCACGGACGCGCGCGAGGCGGATACGCCGGACGAACTCTGGCTGCTCGAACATCCGCCGGTCTTCACGCTCGGTCAGGCCGGACGTCCCGAGCATCTGCTCGCCCCTGGGGATATTCCGGTGATCCGGACCGATCGCGGCGGGCAAGTGACCTATCATGGTCCGGGTCAGCTCGTCGCCTATCCGCTGCTCGATCTGCGACGTTCCGGGATCGGCATCAAGCGGCTGGTGGAGCGGTTGGAACAGTCCGTCATCGATCTGCTGGCAGGGTATGGCATCGTGGCTGAGCGGCGCGCCAACGCACCCGGCGTCTATGTCGCCGATGCCAAGATCGCCTCGCTCGGTCTGCGCGTGCGCAACGGGTGCAGCTATCACGGTCTGGCGCTCAACGTCGACCTGGATCTGGAACCCTTCGGTCGCATCAATCCCTGCGGTTATGCCGGACTGGCCGTCACCCGGCTCGTCGATCACGTCCCTGGGATCACGCTCGACGAGACGCGCCGCGCACTGGCCGAGATCCTGGCGCGACACCTGAATCGATCGGACTGA
- a CDS encoding transporter substrate-binding domain-containing protein — translation MSNALRLFVGALLIVAHGLVMAGEVQSGRADVFMTDYPYSRRMLDNHDWARLVSPTQSDQNTGYTWMTAPGIDRRDWERIVAPSASYHVTPYGWAMAPGDDAFHARVERFITEIKSDGRLQEAARRHGLEPIVVH, via the coding sequence ATGTCAAACGCACTCAGACTGTTCGTCGGCGCACTGCTGATCGTCGCGCACGGCCTGGTCATGGCCGGCGAGGTGCAGTCGGGACGGGCCGATGTCTTCATGACCGACTATCCGTACAGCCGACGCATGCTCGACAACCACGACTGGGCGCGTCTCGTCTCGCCCACCCAGTCCGATCAGAACACCGGCTACACCTGGATGACGGCGCCGGGCATCGACCGGCGCGACTGGGAGCGGATCGTCGCGCCGAGCGCGAGCTATCACGTCACGCCCTACGGCTGGGCCATGGCGCCGGGCGATGACGCCTTCCATGCGCGCGTCGAACGCTTCATCACCGAGATCAAGTCCGACGGCAGACTCCAGGAGGCGGCGCGGCGTCACGGTCTCGAACCCATCGTGGTGCACTGA
- a CDS encoding cache domain-containing protein, translating to MSHGEAQRRGLLLAALTLLASGWLAAFGITLWRLHDKATADGFAAARMHARHFEDYLTKTLQVIDLSVGNLPPGEDLMDDRALATHLTGLLRPSSFLRSLSILMPDGRVIASSDVRNLGREIDLRGFYPDIGLTGIQLRIGQPWLGRDLANATPSLGEPPPPRSSSLVPVMRRFVLAGQTYWWLAALNPDDFVNHFSQLLPIREGQVQLLRYDGLLLLSSDPEDIPGRTDQAGEVPARLERVELGELAQTLADGRHVLTAYRASSRFRP from the coding sequence ATGTCACATGGCGAAGCACAGCGACGCGGCCTGCTCCTGGCCGCCCTGACCCTGCTGGCGAGCGGTTGGCTGGCCGCCTTCGGCATCACGCTCTGGCGTCTGCACGACAAGGCGACCGCCGACGGTTTCGCAGCGGCGCGGATGCATGCGCGCCACTTCGAGGACTATCTGACCAAGACGCTCCAGGTCATCGACCTGAGCGTGGGCAATCTGCCGCCGGGCGAGGATCTCATGGACGACCGGGCGCTCGCGACGCATCTGACCGGTCTGCTGCGTCCCTCCTCCTTTCTGCGTTCGCTGTCGATCCTGATGCCGGACGGGCGGGTGATCGCCAGTTCGGATGTGCGCAACCTGGGTCGTGAGATCGACTTGAGGGGCTTCTATCCGGATATCGGCCTGACCGGCATACAGCTACGCATCGGCCAGCCCTGGCTGGGGCGGGATCTGGCGAACGCGACCCCGAGTCTGGGCGAACCGCCGCCGCCGCGCTCATCGAGCCTGGTGCCGGTCATGCGTCGTTTCGTGCTCGCCGGACAGACCTACTGGTGGCTGGCCGCGCTCAATCCGGACGATTTCGTCAATCATTTCAGCCAATTGCTGCCGATCCGGGAGGGGCAGGTCCAGCTCCTGCGCTACGACGGTCTGCTGCTGCTCTCGTCCGACCCCGAGGACATCCCCGGTCGGACCGATCAGGCCGGTGAGGTGCCCGCGCGCCTGGAGCGAGTGGAGCTGGGCGAGCTGGCGCAGACACTGGCCGACGGCCGGCACGTCCTGACGGCCTATCGCGCCTCCAGCCGCTTCCGGCCGTGA
- a CDS encoding PAS domain S-box protein, whose product MIAVHLDRGYIQAQWLREVGRLSMIVVPILAALSVAILLLWLRRRRLEQQRAELERQRRLASSVFEASSDAIMLTTPSGEILSTNPAFERMTGYSGAEALGRNPRLLSSGLHDQTFYRDLWDAVVTQGHWRGEIVNRRRDGELYTAILTIDAVHDEQGELRHYVGVTSDITDRKRHEAELLAAKERAETAARAKTTFLSTMSHELHATIFEPFVQADGSHTRRYGGTGLGLAIARRLAEAMGGTLELESAPDQGSRFTLRLPIQPDEVRCPPSLESTTG is encoded by the coding sequence GTGATCGCCGTCCATCTCGATCGAGGCTACATCCAGGCACAGTGGCTCCGCGAGGTGGGCCGGCTGTCGATGATCGTCGTGCCGATCCTGGCGGCGCTCTCGGTGGCCATCCTGCTGCTCTGGTTGCGCCGCCGCCGTCTCGAACAGCAGCGCGCCGAGCTGGAACGCCAGCGCCGTCTGGCCTCCAGCGTCTTCGAGGCCAGCAGCGACGCCATCATGCTGACCACGCCCTCGGGCGAGATCCTCTCGACCAACCCGGCCTTCGAGCGCATGACGGGTTACAGCGGCGCGGAGGCGCTGGGCCGCAATCCGCGCCTGCTCTCCTCCGGGCTGCACGACCAGACCTTCTATCGCGATCTCTGGGACGCGGTCGTCACCCAGGGCCACTGGCGCGGCGAGATCGTCAACCGCCGTCGGGATGGCGAGCTCTACACCGCGATCCTGACCATCGATGCCGTGCACGACGAACAGGGCGAACTCCGGCACTATGTCGGCGTCACCTCGGACATCACCGACCGCAAGCGTCACGAGGCCGAACTCCTGGCCGCCAAGGAACGCGCCGAGACGGCCGCGCGCGCCAAGACGACCTTCCTCTCGACCATGAGCCATGAGCTGCACGCGACCATCTTCGAGCCCTTCGTCCAGGCCGACGGCTCGCATACGCGCCGCTATGGGGGGACAGGGCTGGGTCTGGCCATCGCGCGCCGTCTGGCCGAGGCCATGGGCGGTACCCTGGAGCTGGAGAGCGCGCCCGACCAGGGCAGCCGCTTCACGCTGCGCCTCCCCATCCAGCCGGACGAAGTCCGTTGTCCGCCATCCCTGGAATCCACAACGGGCTGA
- a CDS encoding phosphatase PAP2 family protein: MSKLLSRLKRSHWLGVPLALWIGFPVFALLMVLWPGLDLAVSRLFYTPGAGFTLKGVPWERALHESVTVLMLGVNPALIALWWFNRRTGRRRLGFDGRKLAFLLCLLVLVPGLIVNLTFKEHWGRARPVTVVEFGGDRNFTPAFVLSDQEGGSFSSGHAAAAAYVVAVAATLAGRGSPWMWLALVYALGVGVARLVSGGHFLSDVLTSLLLVWIGYRLLGRLFLPETRSETARTHSKTTSS, from the coding sequence ATGTCCAAGCTCCTGTCACGTCTGAAACGCTCGCACTGGCTCGGCGTTCCTCTAGCCCTCTGGATCGGTTTTCCGGTCTTCGCCCTGCTGATGGTGCTCTGGCCGGGCCTGGATCTGGCGGTCTCGCGACTCTTCTACACGCCGGGAGCCGGATTCACGCTCAAGGGTGTACCCTGGGAGCGCGCGCTCCATGAATCTGTGACTGTGCTGATGCTGGGGGTGAATCCGGCGCTGATCGCGCTCTGGTGGTTCAACCGGCGCACGGGGCGACGCCGGCTGGGCTTCGACGGACGCAAGCTGGCGTTCCTGCTCTGTCTGCTGGTCCTGGTGCCGGGTCTGATCGTCAATCTGACCTTCAAGGAGCATTGGGGGCGCGCACGGCCGGTCACTGTGGTGGAGTTCGGCGGTGACAGGAACTTCACGCCGGCCTTCGTCCTGTCGGATCAGGAGGGCGGTTCGTTCAGCTCGGGACATGCGGCGGCGGCGGCCTATGTGGTGGCGGTGGCCGCGACCCTGGCCGGACGCGGATCGCCCTGGATGTGGCTGGCGCTGGTCTATGCGCTTGGGGTCGGGGTGGCGCGTCTGGTCTCGGGGGGGCATTTCTTGAGCGACGTGCTGACGTCACTGTTGCTGGTTTGGATCGGCTATCGGCTGCTGGGCCGGCTCTTCTTACCCGAAACGCGCTCCGAGACGGCCCGGACTCACTCGAAGACCACGTCCTCGTAG
- a CDS encoding diguanylate cyclase, whose translation MTSSTFQHAVGTPDYDSAYERFVPVRTAFHIRLKLVLVLGLWLAIVAVSLGWNLHQAERHREELALEAARSFFDLLLITRRWNARHGGVYVPATSETPPNPYLKDPRREIKVSDELTLTKVNPAYMTRALSELAARRTGVQFHITSLKPIRPENIALPWEAEALQAFEQGLGEWTQPFEHEGRQGYRYMAPLIIEEPCLKCHAEQGYVLGDVRGGISITLPELAPIPWQGLAVSHALVGLAGVAVILVLGRLLARAYEELRRQAVFDALTSIPNRRFFIEQLVHELRRGRREQVPLSLLICDIDDFKSYNDTFGHQAGDRCLRAVADLLRESLQRGSDFCARYGGEEFVVVLPNTTLEGALRVAERIRESVSGLGMWHPASPRGIVTISIGVAEEAGGNADPDHESLIRRADEALYRAKERGRNRVEAHGTPPGQGESGVHSDDCA comes from the coding sequence TTGACATCGAGCACCTTTCAGCACGCGGTCGGCACGCCTGACTATGACAGTGCCTATGAACGGTTCGTGCCTGTGCGCACCGCGTTCCATATCCGGCTCAAGCTGGTGCTGGTGCTCGGACTCTGGCTGGCGATCGTCGCCGTCTCGCTCGGCTGGAACCTCCATCAGGCCGAGCGCCATCGCGAAGAACTCGCCCTGGAGGCGGCGCGCTCCTTCTTCGACCTGCTGCTGATCACGCGGCGCTGGAACGCACGGCATGGGGGCGTCTATGTGCCCGCCACGTCGGAGACGCCGCCCAATCCCTATCTCAAGGATCCGCGTCGCGAGATCAAGGTCAGCGATGAGTTGACGCTGACCAAGGTCAACCCCGCCTATATGACGCGCGCCCTGTCCGAGCTGGCCGCCAGACGCACGGGGGTGCAGTTCCACATCACCAGCCTCAAGCCGATCCGTCCGGAGAATATCGCTCTGCCCTGGGAGGCGGAAGCCTTGCAGGCGTTCGAGCAGGGACTCGGGGAATGGACTCAGCCCTTCGAGCACGAGGGCCGGCAGGGGTACAGGTACATGGCCCCACTCATCATCGAGGAACCCTGTCTCAAATGCCACGCCGAGCAGGGCTATGTGCTCGGCGATGTGCGCGGCGGCATCAGCATCACGCTGCCGGAGCTGGCGCCCATTCCATGGCAGGGGCTGGCCGTCAGTCATGCGCTCGTCGGTCTGGCGGGCGTGGCGGTCATTCTGGTGCTGGGCCGGCTGCTGGCGCGCGCCTATGAAGAACTGCGTCGTCAGGCCGTCTTCGATGCCCTGACCAGCATCCCCAACCGGCGGTTCTTCATCGAACAACTGGTGCACGAACTGCGCCGTGGTCGGCGCGAACAGGTGCCGCTGTCACTGCTGATCTGCGACATCGACGACTTCAAGAGCTACAACGACACTTTCGGGCATCAGGCCGGGGATCGCTGTCTGCGTGCCGTCGCCGATCTCCTGCGCGAGAGTTTGCAGCGCGGTTCGGATTTCTGCGCCCGCTATGGGGGCGAGGAGTTCGTGGTGGTCTTGCCCAACACGACCCTGGAGGGCGCGCTGCGGGTGGCCGAGCGGATTCGCGAGTCGGTGTCGGGTCTTGGCATGTGGCATCCGGCCTCGCCGCGCGGGATCGTCACCATCAGCATCGGCGTGGCCGAGGAAGCCGGAGGCAACGCGGATCCGGATCACGAATCCCTGATCCGGCGTGCCGATGAGGCACTGTATCGAGCGAAGGAACGCGGACGCAATCGCGTCGAGGCGCATGGCACGCCGCCGGGCCAGGGTGAATCGGGCGTTCATAGCGACGACTGTGCCTGA
- a CDS encoding SCO family protein, with protein sequence MNIGRLSIAIAAAVVVSAGILSYWNSPSLRMPEADPVPLELAQAPTGGDFTLDSSAGPVRLSDLRGQVVLIYFGYTSCPDICPTNLVYIANALRALQPAELERTRVLFVSVDPERDDPERLAGYVAYFHPNILGLTGTPEQLAEIAGRYGAAYRRVDDSGSAMGYLIDHSAFTSVVDPSGRLVETLGHASPPETIRDAIRTAFGTEP encoded by the coding sequence TTGAACATCGGGCGCCTATCGATCGCCATCGCGGCGGCGGTCGTGGTCTCGGCCGGCATCCTGTCGTATTGGAATTCGCCGTCGCTGCGAATGCCTGAAGCCGACCCGGTGCCGCTGGAGTTGGCCCAGGCGCCGACGGGGGGTGATTTTACACTGGATTCGTCCGCCGGCCCGGTGCGTTTGAGCGATCTGCGCGGGCAGGTGGTGCTGATCTATTTCGGCTACACGTCCTGTCCCGACATCTGCCCGACCAATCTGGTCTACATCGCCAACGCCCTGCGTGCCCTGCAACCCGCCGAGCTGGAACGTACCCGCGTGCTCTTCGTCAGCGTCGACCCCGAGCGCGACGACCCGGAGCGTCTGGCGGGCTATGTCGCCTATTTCCATCCCAACATCCTGGGACTCACCGGCACGCCCGAGCAGTTGGCCGAGATCGCGGGGCGCTATGGTGCGGCCTATCGGCGCGTCGACGACAGCGGCTCGGCCATGGGCTATCTGATCGATCATTCGGCCTTCACCTCTGTCGTCGACCCGAGCGGGCGTCTGGTCGAGACGCTCGGCCATGCCAGTCCCCCTGAAACCATCCGGGACGCGATCCGCACGGCGTTCGGCACCGAACCTTGA
- a CDS encoding copper chaperone PCu(A)C, which yields MRLIRTLFAAALLSSVGLTVNAAGLEVGDPYVRAVPPGQPNSAAFMTLHNTGTEDRALIGAESPAAETVELHTHVEEGGLMQMRRIERIALPAGETTTLAPGGLHIMLIGLKSELAPGQTVELTLIQDDGERLAIQAPVRRLEPMHHAAAH from the coding sequence ATGCGCCTGATCCGTACCCTGTTCGCCGCCGCGCTCCTGTCGAGCGTCGGCCTGACCGTCAACGCCGCCGGTCTGGAAGTCGGCGATCCCTATGTCCGCGCCGTGCCGCCCGGACAGCCGAACAGCGCCGCCTTCATGACGCTGCACAACACCGGCACCGAGGATCGCGCCCTGATCGGCGCCGAGAGTCCGGCCGCCGAGACCGTCGAGCTGCACACCCATGTCGAGGAGGGCGGCCTGATGCAAATGCGCCGGATCGAGCGCATCGCGCTACCGGCCGGCGAGACCACGACGCTGGCCCCCGGCGGACTCCATATCATGCTGATCGGACTCAAGTCCGAACTCGCACCGGGCCAGACGGTCGAACTGACGCTGATCCAGGACGACGGCGAGCGTCTGGCGATCCAGGCCCCGGTGCGCCGCCTCGAACCCATGCATCACGCGGCAGCGCATTGA
- a CDS encoding c-type cytochrome, translating into MKKTWLTTVSVAAVLVSGLAQAAEELQPADPARGETKANTICMACHGPQGNSVVPLWPKLAGQHPEYIIKQLTNFKAGERYNVQMTPMAMPLTEQEVLDLAAYFSTQTQSGGQADRELAAKGEALYRAGNPATGVPACSACHGPAGMGQGLSKFPRISGQHADYVKQTLEHFRSGERANDPSGMMRGVAARMSDQEIAAVSQYIQGLSK; encoded by the coding sequence ATGAAGAAGACTTGGCTGACAACGGTTTCAGTGGCGGCTGTTTTGGTGAGCGGTCTGGCGCAGGCCGCCGAGGAACTCCAACCGGCGGACCCCGCGCGGGGCGAGACGAAGGCCAATACCATCTGCATGGCGTGCCACGGCCCGCAGGGCAACAGCGTCGTGCCCCTCTGGCCGAAGCTCGCCGGCCAGCATCCCGAGTACATCATCAAGCAGTTGACGAACTTCAAGGCCGGGGAACGCTACAACGTCCAGATGACGCCCATGGCGATGCCGCTGACCGAGCAGGAAGTGCTCGATCTGGCCGCCTATTTCTCGACCCAGACCCAGAGCGGCGGTCAGGCCGATCGTGAACTGGCCGCAAAGGGCGAGGCACTCTATCGTGCCGGCAATCCCGCGACCGGCGTGCCCGCGTGCAGCGCCTGCCATGGTCCGGCCGGCATGGGTCAGGGTCTGTCGAAATTCCCGCGCATCTCAGGCCAGCACGCCGACTATGTCAAGCAGACCCTGGAGCACTTCCGCTCGGGTGAGCGCGCCAACGATCCCAGCGGTATGATGCGCGGTGTCGCCGCGCGCATGAGCGACCAGGAGATCGCCGCCGTATCGCAGTACATCCAGGGTCTCTCGAAGTAA
- a CDS encoding putative bifunctional diguanylate cyclase/phosphodiesterase, giving the protein MSSRPPPRPDPTEDGLGEPADGLRERALAALRARRFDLAEEILSHEDPGPAALIENLRIYQAELEIQNEELAQSQHRIQEALDRFTSFFNTLPIAELVIDPQGLIQEANPAAQRLFHLRGAHFHQHFFARLIAESDRETVIDVWSGLAENSSTVIPEVRFRSRSDEDFIGDLHIAQIPSLDQGARRYVCAIIDRTEAVRQRQRLRETSERLDYLAHHDALTGLPNRTYFQERLEQCLQRARRYRRQFALLFLDLDRFKEVNDTLGHHVGDALLCRVAEVLSAQIRTVDTIARLGGDEFVVILEDIPAPRFVAHFVDRVMEEFDRPFQVEGREFFVTVSIGISLYPSDGREFETLVRHADIAMYQAKKAGRNGFSFFEPTMSEGAAERLRLEHDLRLALQRDEFILYYQPQVDLTTGELIGVEALCRWRHPQLGLLSPTLFIPMAEQLGLIDTLGLKVLELGCRQIVDWDAAGLHVPRLAVNLSVRELERSQLPGRIAAILERTGMDPARLELEVTESKLMRHAEMAIHALNAMRALGVTLAIDDFGTGYSSLSYLKRLPLNRLKIDRSFVKGLTQDVNDDAIARAIIALARALGLEVLAEGIEAREQADFLFREGCIEGQGYLYDRPLTPEELVVNWLEPSE; this is encoded by the coding sequence ATGAGTAGCCGACCGCCTCCACGGCCCGATCCGACCGAGGATGGACTCGGCGAGCCGGCGGACGGATTGCGCGAGCGTGCGCTGGCTGCGCTGCGCGCACGGCGTTTCGATCTGGCCGAGGAGATCCTGAGTCACGAGGATCCGGGGCCGGCGGCGCTGATCGAGAATCTGCGCATCTATCAGGCCGAGCTGGAGATCCAGAACGAGGAGCTGGCCCAGAGCCAGCACCGCATCCAGGAGGCCCTGGATCGCTTCACGTCCTTCTTCAACACCCTGCCGATCGCCGAGCTGGTGATCGATCCCCAGGGTCTGATCCAGGAGGCCAATCCGGCGGCGCAGCGCCTATTCCACCTGCGCGGCGCGCATTTCCATCAACACTTCTTCGCGCGCCTGATCGCCGAGTCCGATCGCGAGACCGTCATCGATGTCTGGAGCGGGTTGGCTGAGAACAGCTCGACCGTCATCCCCGAGGTCCGCTTTCGCTCCAGGTCGGATGAGGATTTCATCGGCGATCTGCACATCGCCCAGATCCCGAGTCTGGACCAGGGGGCGCGGCGCTACGTCTGTGCCATCATCGATCGCACCGAGGCGGTGCGCCAGCGTCAGCGTCTGCGCGAGACCAGCGAGCGGCTCGACTATCTGGCCCACCACGATGCCCTCACGGGTCTGCCCAACCGCACCTATTTCCAGGAGCGTCTGGAGCAGTGCCTGCAGCGCGCCAGGCGGTATCGGCGTCAGTTCGCGCTCCTGTTCCTGGACCTGGACCGCTTCAAGGAGGTCAACGACACCCTGGGCCATCATGTCGGGGATGCCCTGCTGTGTCGGGTCGCCGAGGTCTTGTCGGCGCAGATCCGCACCGTCGACACCATCGCCCGGCTCGGCGGCGATGAGTTCGTCGTCATCCTGGAGGACATCCCGGCGCCGCGTTTCGTCGCGCACTTCGTCGATCGCGTCATGGAGGAGTTCGACCGGCCCTTTCAGGTCGAGGGACGCGAGTTCTTCGTCACGGTCAGTATCGGCATCAGCCTCTATCCGAGCGACGGACGCGAGTTCGAGACCCTGGTCCGTCATGCCGACATCGCCATGTATCAGGCCAAGAAAGCGGGCCGCAACGGGTTCAGCTTCTTCGAGCCGACCATGTCGGAAGGAGCGGCCGAGCGACTGCGTCTGGAGCACGATCTGCGTCTGGCCCTGCAGCGCGATGAGTTCATCCTGTACTACCAGCCGCAGGTCGATCTGACCACGGGCGAACTCATCGGGGTCGAGGCGCTCTGTCGCTGGCGCCATCCGCAGCTCGGTCTGCTGTCGCCGACGCTCTTCATCCCCATGGCCGAGCAGCTGGGGCTGATCGACACCCTGGGTCTGAAGGTGCTCGAACTGGGCTGTCGCCAGATAGTCGACTGGGACGCGGCCGGTCTGCACGTGCCGCGTCTGGCCGTGAATCTGTCGGTGCGCGAGCTGGAGCGGTCGCAACTGCCCGGCCGGATCGCCGCGATCCTGGAGCGGACCGGAATGGACCCGGCGCGTCTGGAGCTGGAGGTCACGGAGTCCAAGCTCATGCGTCATGCCGAGATGGCCATCCACGCCCTGAACGCGATGCGTGCGCTCGGCGTCACCCTGGCCATCGACGACTTCGGGACCGGCTATTCGTCGCTGTCCTACCTGAAGCGTCTGCCGCTGAACCGGCTCAAGATCGATCGCTCCTTCGTCAAGGGGCTGACGCAGGACGTCAACGACGATGCCATTGCGCGCGCCATCATCGCCCTGGCCCGCGCCCTGGGACTCGAGGTGCTGGCCGAGGGGATCGAGGCGCGCGAACAGGCCGATTTCCTGTTTCGCGAGGGCTGCATCGAGGGGCAGGGCTATCTCTACGACCGTCCGCTGACGCCCGAGGAACTGGTCGTGAACTGGCTGGAGCCGTCGGAATGA